The genomic segment CCGGATCACGGCTCGCGCCTCTCCAGCAGCAGCCAGCAAGCCAGGCCCGCGGTGAAGATCACGACGGTCTCGATCAGGGTGTCGTAGCCCCGGTAGTCCGCCAGCACGGCCGTCACGATGTTCGGCGCTCCCGTCTCGCGGTACCCCTCGCTCAGGTAGCGGGGGGAGACATGCAGGCTCGCCGGGGAGCCCGGATCGCCCCACGCGGGGAACTCGTGGATGGCGACGACGAGCAGGCCGCCGAGCGCCAGCGCGGTCGCCAGGCTCGCGATCCGGCCGCGCGGGGGGCGAGCCCGTTCGGTCCGCACGGTCCGGAGAAGGGTCGCCAGGAAGAAGACCGTGGAAGCCCCAGCCCCCACCATCGCTTCCGTGAAGGCGACGTCCACCGCTCCCATCCCGGCCCAGACCATCGACATCACGAGCCCGTAGGCGCTGAGAAGGAAGACCGCTCCCACGAGGTCCCTGACGCGCACGGCGGCGAGCGCCAGCACCATCAGGAGCGTGAGGAAGAGATCGGTCAGGAGGACGCTCATCCTTCGGAGGGGGGCGCGTTCGACGCAGTGAGTCTCATCGGTGGTCCAGGGTCTCGCCGAGCGGGCGCTGGCCGGTGCGGAGGGCGGCCCGCGCGATGGCGTGGCTCGCGATGGGGTTGGTCAGAAAGAAGAAGAGCGCCACCAGCAGGACCTTCACGGTAGTCGGCGAGAGACCCTGCGACACGGCCACGCCCGCGAGGGTGAACAGCACGCCCAGCGTCTCGGCCTTGCTGAGGGCGTGCAGCCGCGTGTAGAAGTCGGGCAGCCTGAGCACCCCGAAGCTCGCGATGGCGGAGAAGAGTAGGCCGACCGCCAGGAGCGCCGTGATCAGCACCCCCATCGCTCACCGCCCGTCCAGGCGCTCGAAGTAGCGGGCACCCGCGACCACGCCCACGAAATTGAGCAGCGCGTATCCGAGAGCGATGTCCACAAACATGTCCAGCCGGCCGTAGACGGAGCCCACGAGCACCAGGATGGTGGTCGTGCTGGTCCCGAATCCGCTGAGTCCGAGCAGCCGGTCGAACACCGTGGGCCCGGCCGCCAGCCTGTGGACGTAGGCCAGCGCCAAGGCGGTCGCGCAGGCGGCCACCGCCACGAAGGTCGAGGTCAGGTCCACCGGCTTCCGTTCATCGGCACGCTCACGCCGGGCCCACAGCCCGCGCGACGCGTTCCTCCATCGCGCGGCCGAGCACGCCCCGCGCGGCCTCGCGCGTCAGCGCATGGACGACGAACTCGTCCCCTTCGACGTCCACCGTGATGGTCCCCGGCGTCAGCGTGATGGAGTTGCCCAGCGTGGTCCGGGCCACATCCCCGACGAGCGTCGTGCGGAACCGCACCAGCGCGGGCGCGATGGGAAGCCGGGGGTGCATGATGACCCAGGCGATCTGGAGGTTCGCCAGGACGATCTGCCAGAGGAGCCACGGCAGGTACGCAAGAAAGTGCCCCCACCGGATCGAGAAGGTGTAGACGGGCACGGGCCGCCCGGTCCGGTCCAGGCGCGTGCCGATCCACGCGAGGTCCCGGGTCAGGAAGGTCACGAGCGCGGCGGAAACGACGCCGAAGCCCACGTGCAACGCGTCGAGCTCCCCCGAAAACACGAACCAGAAGCCGAGGGACATGAGAAAGATGACGGCGGTAGGTTTCATCTCGACCGGGCTCGCGTTCTTTCCGTTTCCCGCGCTGACAGCTTCACTACTATGCCCTGTCCCGTGGTTGCCTGCAAGCCCGTCGGCTCGATCGAGGCTCCTGCGGGGCACCCGGACGCCTCACGGCCTCGCGTTGAGCCCGTCGGCCTGGGCGCGACGACTACACGACCTGCAGGTCGCGCTCAACAAGGAGCAGCCCTCCTTCGCGTGCCACCTTCCGCGTCTCTGGCGTAAATCCTTTCCGGCTGAAGAGGGCGAACGCTTCCTGACGCCCCTTCCGTCCCCACTGGACGCGGGCGGCCTTGGCCTTCAATTCCTGAAGAATATTGGTGCCAAGGGGTTTCGGGCTCCACTTCACCTCTCCGAACAGAATCGCGTTCTCCGCCTCGTTGACGCCCACGATATCGATCCCGCCCTGGTCATCCCACCAGCGGCCGACCCTTTGGAGCCGGAACGGAAGCGCGTCGCTGCGGCGGATCGTCTCCCGCGCGATGCGCTCGTAGGCCCGGCCCAGGAGATGCGGGAGGATCTGGCGGAACCGCTGGAGCGCCGGTCCGGTCTCGCCCAGGGCTAGGTCGCTGACGAAGGGGTACACGCACTCGAACCAGAGGGCAATGAAGGGGTCCTGGATGCTGTAGAGCGACCGCTTGGATCGCTGGGGCGCCTTCTCGGTGACCGGCACTTCGCGCACGATGAGCTGGAGGTTCTCGAGCACATGGAGGTACTTATGGAGGACGTTCTTGGCCAGCCCGGTGTCGTTGATTATTTCGCCGAACTTGCGCTTGCCCTGGCTGAGGGCCCGGAGAATGGCCGCGTAGTTGCGGGGCTCGCGGAGTTCTTCCTTCAAAAGGAAATCCACCTCGCGGAAAAGAAAGGCGCCGGGCGTGAGGATCTGCCCCCGCACGTTTTCGTCCAGGCCGGCCCTCAGGTCGAACTGGCGGAGGTAGCCGGGCATTCCCCCCAGCAGCGCGTAAACCTCGACGCACTTTTCGAACGACCAGCGCTTTGGAAGAAACTCGCGGACGCCTGAGAAATCCAACGGCAGCACCAGGAGGTCGCCCGTGCGCCGTCCGTAGAGCGGGGCGCGCTGGACCAGGGTCTCCGACTCCATCATCGCCATCGAGGATCCGCAGAGGATCAGGCAGAGGGGAAGACGGCTCAGGGTCTCGTCCCACCCCTTCTGGAACAGCGAGGAGGTGGCGGGGTTGTTCTCGACAAGGTAGGGATACTCGTCAATGGCGAGCACGAGCTCATGAGGTTTCCTGGTCTTCCCTCGAGGCAGCCTTGCATTCAGGTACTCGAAGGCCTCCAGCCAGCCAGCGAAGCCTTTACGCCCGATAAACGGATCGTCAAAGTGTGTCCCGAGGCGGGCGGCGACCTCCTTGAGCTGGTCCGGGTCCGGCCGGCGGTCGGCGAGCACGTAGACAGCCGGCTTGTCGCGGATGAATCGCTTGAGAAGCTCCGTTTTCCCGACCCGGCGCTTTCCGTAAACGATGAGCAGCTGCGGATCGCGGGCGCTCCAGCGCTGCTCCAGCCACCTCAGATCGATCTCCCGGTCGATGAACTTCATTGGCCCCTGGCCCACAGGAGTCTACTCTAAAGTAGTATACTCCAAAGTAGACTGTTTACGCGATATTACAGGGCACTCCGCCTCGCCCGGCTAGCGCTTCGGGCGTTCCC from the Candidatus Rokuibacteriota bacterium genome contains:
- a CDS encoding ATP-binding protein, with translation MKFIDREIDLRWLEQRWSARDPQLLIVYGKRRVGKTELLKRFIRDKPAVYVLADRRPDPDQLKEVAARLGTHFDDPFIGRKGFAGWLEAFEYLNARLPRGKTRKPHELVLAIDEYPYLVENNPATSSLFQKGWDETLSRLPLCLILCGSSMAMMESETLVQRAPLYGRRTGDLLVLPLDFSGVREFLPKRWSFEKCVEVYALLGGMPGYLRQFDLRAGLDENVRGQILTPGAFLFREVDFLLKEELREPRNYAAILRALSQGKRKFGEIINDTGLAKNVLHKYLHVLENLQLIVREVPVTEKAPQRSKRSLYSIQDPFIALWFECVYPFVSDLALGETGPALQRFRQILPHLLGRAYERIARETIRRSDALPFRLQRVGRWWDDQGGIDIVGVNEAENAILFGEVKWSPKPLGTNILQELKAKAARVQWGRKGRQEAFALFSRKGFTPETRKVAREGGLLLVERDLQVV
- a CDS encoding DUF4040 domain-containing protein gives rise to the protein MSVLLTDLFLTLLMVLALAAVRVRDLVGAVFLLSAYGLVMSMVWAGMGAVDVAFTEAMVGAGASTVFFLATLLRTVRTERARPPRGRIASLATALALGGLLVVAIHEFPAWGDPGSPASLHVSPRYLSEGYRETGAPNIVTAVLADYRGYDTLIETVVIFTAGLACWLLLERREP
- a CDS encoding monovalent cation/H(+) antiporter subunit G, which gives rise to MGVLITALLAVGLLFSAIASFGVLRLPDFYTRLHALSKAETLGVLFTLAGVAVSQGLSPTTVKVLLVALFFFLTNPIASHAIARAALRTGQRPLGETLDHR
- a CDS encoding Na+/H+ antiporter subunit E, translated to MKPTAVIFLMSLGFWFVFSGELDALHVGFGVVSAALVTFLTRDLAWIGTRLDRTGRPVPVYTFSIRWGHFLAYLPWLLWQIVLANLQIAWVIMHPRLPIAPALVRFRTTLVGDVARTTLGNSITLTPGTITVDVEGDEFVVHALTREAARGVLGRAMEERVARAVGPA
- a CDS encoding pH regulation protein F, whose translation is MTSTFVAVAACATALALAYVHRLAAGPTVFDRLLGLSGFGTSTTTILVLVGSVYGRLDMFVDIALGYALLNFVGVVAGARYFERLDGR